A genomic stretch from Diprion similis isolate iyDipSimi1 chromosome 1, iyDipSimi1.1, whole genome shotgun sequence includes:
- the LOC124416435 gene encoding centrosomal protein of 290 kDa has product MMVRMNWERVLSVKAAALTDEEIEDLFPMVVSCDIENVENIHNLKALMKLSQEMLQHKDNQVESLLLECDELKGKISAMSSKTGSASKRKKSLASDLVNDDGDSAVSSGSGLARDRNQKIATLMSELENIETENFTLKEKLRLIKEEMEDSTVQMNQMTDKLRSLKEQNTLYKEKLVERERENKALMSQVKAMTAQQLDRDNVIDEFSTAIDARVTEWKLILDEKDAEITALRENLSQSMIHSLTSVRDENKSQVVHLNEIIKQRDQAIEELQTKLTEAVTEMNESTILIEKLKADAQRFEKSSRRKEQRNLLKKIQESNDKITNLQNVLAQTENDAEIKSKELCEALVMLKRYENSEYGLAEATNELRSLKSQLQQKEDHIEDLITIINKMEALSSQQEMKILALCEKLELPPDETIPVDGIIARHTEEVRKAENIKLENEILKKENIELKSDVRALKYKLKALAVKIVPRANTVESQSDLVVTTPMKMSKGNYDWLMEREAIAQRHMNEIEEIKSNVRIVVEENEALRKGMHEILDSVHKQDGSCAVEIQSETLEQLLEALDVRHLAGWYHPAMRLQSRLNTIQGSNSELRAQLRQIRSELQKKDEILRQIALNDPLKKTTTSDSISETGEVKPRRSLGAIDVQDSCENEKSEWQIERTTLYEEKNELEDTIMRLEVHLEEYEKNWQVLESGEEEIKKAFVKMCKESAEHAVQTIVINRKCKILEELLSRESTKSYNSQKEFIARENELRKRLADLEKTNKILDARISTLQSNLSNSVSSVEFNEVKEKYNEACIRLRMMLEERRVYTENMKDSALHSEAKSEIQGGEDPVKNSEGEYSGNESDVDLETQPDHAPRTNHVTKLYEIAQNQLAKYKAEVTQFSKLNFELQEEIVGLHKQLSKYVRSDRQPDEIRICELQEKVMSLQVENENAERRAKIADEEAQMHAAQNFLRTFEMDSMRHQLLDLQSVSEDKEIIAKLGFELTNCKILEAETSKRNILLQNEISHLQDVNDKLKQETEDSHASVRNCQKQCDVRCRSYLDVIEFLQRQYAGSTSLAALERFESVLKKSKDDQLAIDKLLKEASTNADNIRAQQDVLAGRLQVVEQLKNILEERIGNPDVQNIIHRFSESSQSKLGELRYKRQINQLENELQIVKSRVTSQEILINAMESEMIFMQKIWSRSSKNGEGSSNQNPEIDIVDVDVDDVDVETVSIAVQTRVETRSVETQVHRDQQSVSISSVRHESREVQPTNHDSQIALNERLNQALSLASERSALLVKYELEIAEYQEKIATLNGQLAEKNSLLSSVTEKTEEPENFKPSVADIETSDKVVLRSTVNSLQKIITQKEETILRYQNLLKEDRDEHSKAAARLQEEIKSLQARVAAMQQQVNQKINDYIHLPEALPVREKAHKDRNKNIDLEEEAEKLNERVSTLEADLSIAKELGERWHRLAEERLKHMDHMRGRLDEQHKTELESYRMERDKWQLEADTLRQQLSDNRVQLAKGNSLLSKELQERDNRIHELDIAYQELQNEMEIAERNTVSRQTVAHDSKMQEITNNIGRAQSNQLQSQLDLARKQLQALAEKEKNYKSQIVDLKQQLSRRYMAAKTHEQRTSQREIQLERKARGLEEELHTLKLQLEREKFTQENKKLKTAEELALWDKQKRWQQTAEKFKEKLKEKTEEYKKLQANHEKLRAVVSYMEREKWYLRSKLRCENGCLIGSLSARPGTLNHTDILEDLQHECHTLRSRVRELTDRLESADTSQLILQIEAQRRQISSLEAVTKGNEYVVDQLERLEATKDVLEKNNLKLESENLELRLEIERIVLDTPRLREKVEHLEKYVELLKVEKSSESSPRLFAKESQEHGKKSIAELEKTVFTLKRVIEKLQAENKRLKVIAKKNPHPQSMARPNSGGSTSSLHVQYERAQQRVVALETDLQLAEQRIAMLENSRKEEDNAGEIGVLRQQLAHKSELLDKVKQLLTRAAINEKSLRQKIQMLEAKQSLETIPECYVSPPTTDD; this is encoded by the exons ATGATGGTTCGAATGAATTGGGAACGAGTATTGTCCGTCAAGGCAGCTGCCTTGACGGACGAAGAGATTGAGGATTTATTCCCCATGGTGGTGAGCTGCGATATTGAGAACGTTGAGAATATTCATAACCTAAAAGCCCTGATGAAACTATCTCAAGAAATGCTGCAGCACAAAGACAATCAG GTCGAGTCTTTGCTGCTAGAATGCGACGAATTGAAAGGCAAAATTTCAGCAATGAGTTCCAAGACCGGGTCGgcatcaaaaagaaaaaaaa GTCTTGCCTCAGACTTGGTCAATGACGATGGAGATAGCGCTGTGTCCTCCGGGAGTGGCCTTGCCAGAGACAGAAATCAGAAGATTGCTACTCTCATGTCTGAACTTGAG AACatagaaactgaaaattttacattaaaaGAAAAGTTGAGATTAATCAAAGAAGAAATGGAGGATTCAACGGTGCAAATGAATCAGATGACTGACAAGCTGAGATCTCTGAAGGAACAGAATACGCTGTACAAAG AAAAATTAGTAGAAcgtgaaagagaaaacaaagcTCTGATGAGTCAAGTAAAGGCTATGACCGCACAGCAATTAGATAGAGATAATGTTATAGATGAATTTAGTACAGCTATCGATGCTCGGGTCACTGAGTGGAAG ttaATACTCGATGAAAAAGATGCTGAAATAACTGCGCTGAGAGAAAATCTCTCACAGTCGATGATCCATTCGTTAACATCCGTCAGGGATGAGAATAAGTCACAAGTTGTTCACCTAAACGAAATTATCAAACAACGAGACCAAGCGATAGAAGAATTACAGACTAAACTCACTGAGGCAGTGACAGAGATGAACGAAAGCACCATTcttatagaaaaattgaaagcagACGCGCAGAG GTTTGAAAAGAGCAGCAGACGGAAGGAGCAGCGAAatctattgaaaaaaattcaagaatccaatgataaaataacaaaCCTACAAAACGTTTTAGCGCAGACAGAAAACGATGCTGAAATAAAGAGTAAAGAG CTATGTGAGGCGTTGGTAATGTTAAAGCGTTATGAGAATAGTGAATACGGTCTAGCCGAAGCGACCAATGAATTAAGGAGTTTGAAATCCCAACTGCAACAAAAAGAAGACCATATTGAGGACCTAATtactattataaataaaatggaaGCGCTAAGTTCTCAACAAGAAATGAAGATACTTGCTTTATG TGAGAAATTAGAACTACCACCTGATGAAACGATTCCTGTAGATGGGATTATAGCAAGACATACAGAGGAGGTGCGAAAggctgaaaatataaaattagaaaatgaaattttgaaaaaagaaaacatagaGCTCAAGTCTGAT GTAAGAGCATTAAAATACAAACTGAAGGCTTTAGCAGTGAAAATTGTTCCACGTGCAAATACTGTCGAGAGTCAATCTGATCTCGTAGTAACTACTCCAATGAAAATGTCAAAGGGAAACTACGACTGGCTTATGGAAAGAGAGGCAATTGCACAACGGCATATGAATGAGATTGAGGAGATTAAAAGTAATGTACGGATAGTCGTTGAGGAAAACGAAGCTCTGAGAAAGGGGATGCACGAAATACTGGACAGTGTGCATAAGCAAGACG GATCTTGCGCGGTCGAAATTCAGTCTGAAACCTTGGAACAACTTTTGGAAGCACTCGATGTGAGGCATTTGGCTGGCTGGTACCATCCTGCTATGAGATTGCAGAGTCGTCTAAACACGATACAAGGTAGCAATAGCGAGCTTCGAGCGCAGCTAAGACAAATTAG GTCAGAGCtgcaaaaaaaagatgaaatattaAGACAGATTGCGCTTAacgatccgttaaaaaaaacaacgacatCAGACTCGATCTCTGAGACTGGTGAGGTGAAGCCCCGTCGATCCTTGGGAGCTATAGATGTGCAGGATTCgtgcgaaaatgaaaagtcCGAATGGCAAATAGAGAGGACCACTCTctatgaagagaaaaatgagcTGGAAGATACGATTATGAGGTTGGAAGTTCACTTAGAAGAGTACGAAAAGAACTGGCAAGTTTTGGAATCAGGCGAAGAGGAGATTAAGAAAGCGTTCGTAAAAATGTGTAAGGAAAGTGCTGAACACGCTGTACAGACAATCGTTATAAACCGGAAATGTAAAATTCTCGAAGAGTTGCTCAGCAGAGAGTCAACCAAATCTTACAACAGTCAGAAAGAGTTCATCGCGAGGGAAAATGAGCTGAGGAAAAGACTTGCGGATCTAGAAAAGACTAATAAGATTCTTGACGCACGAATCAGTACTCTTCAGAGTAACTTGTCTAATTCTGTTAGCTCAGTGGAGTTCAacgaagtgaaagaaaaatacaacgaAGCATGTATTCGATTGAGAATGATGCTTGAGGAGAGGAGAGTCTATACAGAGAACATGAAAGATTCGGCACTCCATAGTGAAGCGAAATCCGAAATTCAAGGAGGTGAGGACCCCGTCAAAAACTCGGAAGGTGAATATAGTGGTAATGAGAGCGACGTTGACCTGGAAACACAACCTGATCATGCTCCACGAACTAATCATGTTACCAAATTATATGAAATTGCACAAAATCAATTAGCAAAATACAAAGCTGAAGTTACTCAATTTTCAAAGCTGAATTTTGAGCTACAGGAGGAAATAGTGGGGCTACATAAACAATTGTCAAAGTACGTTCGAAGTGATCGCCAACCAGACGAGATAAGGATTTGTGAATTGCAGGAAAAAGTCATGTCTCTACAAGTTGAGAATGAAAATGCCGAAAGAAGAGCAAAAATTGCAGACGAAGAAGCGCAGATGCACGCAGCTCAGAATTTTCTAAGAACTTTTGAAATGGATAGTATGAGGCATCAACTACTTGATCTTCAGTCAGTCAGTGAAGACAAGGAAATTATCGCCAAGCTTGGCTTCGAATTGacaaattgtaaaattctcGAGGCTGAAACAAGCAAGCGAAATATCTTACTCCAGAATGAAATTTCCCATCTTCAAGATGTGAATGATAAATTAAAGCAAGAGACTGAGGACTCTCATGCAAGTGTCAGGAATTGCCAAAAGCAGTGTGATGTCCGTTGCAG gaGCTACTTAGACGTGATAGAATTTCTACAACGTCAGTACGCTGGCTCGACGTCGTTAGCTGCATTGGAGCGGTTTGAgtcagttttgaaaaaatcgaaagacgACCAGCTGGCTATTGACAAGTTACTGAAAGAGGCTTCGACGAACGCTGACAATATTCGGGCACAACAGGATGTCCTTGCTGGGCGCTTACAGGTCGTTGAACAACTCAAGAACATACTAGAAGAGCGAATTGGAAACCCAGACGTGCAGAATATAATACACCGTTTTTCGGAGAGCTCACAGTCGAAGCTTGGG GAGCTGAGATACAAGCGGCAAATAAACCAGCTCGAAAATGAACTGCAAATAGTCAAGAGCAGAGTCACATCTCAGGAGATTTTGATAAACGCTATGGAATCCGAAATGATTTTCATGCAAAAAATCTGGAGTAGATCGTCTAAAAACGGTGAAGGAAGTAGCAATCAAAATCCAGAGATAGACATCGTCGATGTAGACGTGGATGATGTAGATGTAGAAACGGTTTCGATTGCTGTACAAACACGCGTAGAGACCCGTTCCGTCGAGACGCAAGTTCACCGCGATCAGCAATCAGTTTCAATTTCCAGTGTCAGGCACGAGTCCCGCGAAGTTCAGCCAACTAATCACGATTCTCAAATAGCTCTGAACGAGAGACTGAATCAAGCGTTATCCCTGGCCTCAGAGCGATCTGCTTTGCTTGTGAAGTATGAGTTGGAAATTGCAGAGTATCAAGAAAAGATAGCCACTCTGAATGGGCAActtgctgaaaaaaattctctgctcAGTAGTGTAACAGAAAAAACTGAAGAACCTGAAAACTTCAAACCAAGTGTTGCAGACATTGAAACCTCCGATAAAGTAGTCCTGAGATCGACAGTCAAcagtttgcaaaaaattattactcaaAAGGAAGAAACGATTCTCAGGTACCAAAATTTGTTGAAGGAAGACAGAGATGAGCACAGCAAAGCAGCCGCTCGCTTACAGGAGGAAATCAAGAGTCTTCAGGCTCGAGTAGCTGCAATGCAGCAACAGGTGAATCAAAA AATAAACGACTACATTCATTTGCCCGAAGCCTTGCCAGTTAGAGAAAAAGCGCATAAagatagaaacaaaaatatcgaCCTGGAAGAAGAAGCTGAGAAATTGAACGAACGTGTTTCTACGCTAGAGGCTGATTTGAGTATAGCTAAGGAGTTGGGAGAACGATGGCATCGACTTGCTGAAGAGAGATTGAAGCATATGGACCACATGAGAGGAAG GCTGGACGAACAGCACAAAACTGAGCTGGAGAGCTACAGAATGGAGCGCGACAAATGGCAACTTGAGGCTGATACACTGAGGCAACAATTATCTGACAACAGAGTACAGCTTGCTAAGGGAAACAGCTTGTTATCTAAAGAACTGCAAGAAAGGGATAATCGAATTCACGAGCTTGACATAGCTTATCAAGAGCTGCAG aatGAGATGGAAATCGCTGAGAGGAACACAGTTTCGCGACAAACGGTAGCTCACGATTCTAAGATGCAGGAGATCACTAATAATATTGGAAGAGCTCAGTCCAACCAGTTGCAATCTCAGCTGGATCTTGCCCGTAAGCAACTACAGGCCCTggcggaaaaagaaaagaattacaAGAGTCAGATCGTCGATCTCAAACAGCAGCTGAGTCGGAG GTACATGGCAGCTAAAACCCACGAACAAAGAACCTCTCAGCGTGAAATACAACTTGAAAGAAAAGCGAGAGGATTAGAGGAAGAGTTGCATACGCTCAAGCTTCAATTGGAAAGAGAAAAGTTCACGCAGGAAAATAAGAAACTCAAA ACAGCGGAGGAACTAGCATTGTGGGACAAGCAAAAACGGTGGCAACAAACGGCCGAGAAGTtcaaggaaaaattgaaggaaaagaCAGAGGAGTACAAAAAGCTGCAAGCGAATCACGAGAAGCTCAGAGCAGTGGTGTCCTACATGGAGCGTGAAAAATGGTACCTACGAAGTAAGTTGAGGTGCGAAAACGGTTGCCTCATTGGTAGCTTGTCCGCAAGACCTGGAACGTTGAACCACACGGATATCCTGGAAGATCTTCAGCACGAATGCCACACTCTGAGAAGCAGAGTCCGAGAACTAACCGATCGTCTTGAGAGCGCGGACACTTCGCAGCTAATTTTACAGATCGAGGCCCAAAGACGGCAAATTTCGTCTTTGGAAGCCGTGACCAAG GGAAACGAGTATGTCGTCGACCAATTGGAGAGACTTGAGGCGACAAAAGACGTCCTGGAGAAGAACAATCTGAAGTTAGAAAGCGAGAACTTGGAGCTGCGTCTAGAGATCGAACGTATCGTTCTTGATACCCCGAGATTGAGGGAAAAGGTTGAGCATTTAGAAAA ATACGTGGAGCTactgaaagtagaaaaatcttCCGAGTCGTCGCCGCGTTTATTTGCAAAGGAATCTCAAGAGcacggaaaaaaatcaatcgccGAGCTCGAGAAAACCGTTTTTACTTTGAAGAGGGTAATCGAGAAGCTCCAAGCGGAGAACAAGCGTTTAAAAGTAATCGCGAAAAAGAATCCCCACCCGCAGTCAATG GCAAGGCCAAACAGCGGCGGAAGCACTTCGTCCCTTCACGTGCAGTACGAAAGAGCGCAGCAGCGCGTTGTTGCCCTAGAAACTGACCTCCAATTAGCCGAGCAAAGAATAGCGATGCTTGAAAATTCGCGGAAGGAAGAGGACAACGCGGGAGAGATTGGCGTTCTGAGACAGCAACTGGCGCACAAATCGGAACTGCTTGACAAAGTTAAACAGTTACTGACCAGAGCTGCTATTAACGAAAAATCTTTGCGGCAAAAG ATCCAAATGCTCGAGGCTAAACAATCCTTGGAAACCATACCAGAGTGCTACGTATCGCCGCCTACTACGGATGACTGA
- the LOC124416442 gene encoding maternal embryonic leucine zipper kinase-like: protein MVRYAALKGLYEVEKTIGCGGFAKVKLGTHVATGEKVAIKIMEKNALGDDLPRVQMEVEALKTLAHQHVCKLYQVIETESHYFMIIEYCSGGELFDHIVEKNRLTETESRKFFRQIVSAVAYLHSLGYAHRDLKPENVLLDKQQNLKLIDFGLCAKPKGGMQAHLYTSCGSPTYAAPELVLGAKYLGSEVDIWSMGVLLYALLCGFLPFDDSSIENLYRKILSGKYDEPSWLSCSSKKLIRSMLQTDPKKRITIRELCNHPWITAGFLNPVAFKKKTNFEKDEEVLVTMSAICNEDREDIWQELLEGSRVDYRTATYLLLLDRKLRGLPLRLSSASRNHFRGKLNVESTPKADRNMSNFITKLDQSPGNRMLCKSPVIDTTYTMLQKPLETGKNTENDFTEPNIPVRKRLRSKDEDEAASPIPTKKSTDKEKNPETPKTPQATDFKGALSSTPGSARKVMLGFERGLNRVRHVLTPKRRAKNENTDPDQPVLLSGKGLCNISSTSSDCPKQVLAQLRRALHRKGISCRQKGFVLLGETESISCKPETKTGKDNARPFSSRSACSFELEVCLVDGLSDAKPLVGIRRKRLKGDAWVYKRVCEEVLALASDGDETVQLPASNTESNCLI, encoded by the exons ATGGTGCGATATGCGGCTCTCAAGGGGCTCTACGAGGTTGAGAAGACGATCGGCTGTGGTGGATTCGCCAAAGTTAAGCTCGGCACGCACgtagcaacaggtgaaaaagTTGCCatcaaaattatggaaaaaaacGCTCTGGGT GATGATTTACCCAGGGTTCAGATGGAGGTGGAAGCTCTGAAGACATTGGCTCATCAACACGTCTGTAAGCTGTACCAAGTGATCGAAACTGAGTCTCATTACTTTATGATAATCGAGTATTGCTCGGGTGGCGAGTTGTTTGATCACATAG TCGAGAAGAACCGCCTCACCGAAACAGAGTCGCGGAAATTCTTTCGCCAAATTGTTTCCGCAGTTGCTTATCTACACAGCTTGGGATATGCTCACAGAGATTTGAAACCA GAAAATGTTTTATTGGACAAACAGCAGAACTTGAAACTGATCGATTTTGGTCTGTGTGCAAAACCAAAAGGTGGGATGCAGGCTCATCTATACACGTCATGTGGTTCTCCAACTTACGCAGCTCCTGAGCTTGTTCTGGGTGCAAAATATTTAG GTTCAGAAGTAGACATTTGGAGCATGGGCGTGCTTCTTTATGCCTTACTGTGCGGTTTTCTACCGTTCGACGACAGCAGTATTGAAaacttgtatagaaaaattctC AGTGGAAAGTACGATGAACCAAGCTGGCTCTCATGCAGTAGTAAGAAACTTATACGGTCTATGTTACAAACGGATCCAAAGAAGCGTATAACTATTCGAGAACTGTGCAATCATCCCTGGATAACTGCAGGATTTTTAAACCCCGTTGCATTCAAAAAGAAGACCAAT TTTGAAAAGGACGAAGAAGTGCTGGTCACTATGTCTGCAATATGTAATGAGGACAGAGAAGACATATGGCAAGAATTGCTGGAAGGCAGCAGAGTTGACTATCGAACTGCAActtatttacttttacttgATAGGAAATTGCGTGGACTTCCTTTGAGATTATCCTCTGCATCTAGGAACCATTTCAGAGGCAAATTG AATGTTGAAAGTACACCCAAGGCAGATCGAAACATGTCAAATTTCATAACAAAATTGGATCAATCGCCGGGAAATCGGATGCTTTGTAAATCCCCGGTCATTGACACGACTTACACCATGTTACAAAAGCCTTTGGAAACCG GTAAGAACACCGAAAATGACTTTACTGAGCCGAATATTCCCGTTCGCAAGAGATTAAGAAGTAAGGATGAGGACGAAGCAGCATCGCCGA TACCTACGAAAAAATCTACcgataaggaaaaaaatcccGAAACGCCAAAGACACCGCAGGCAACAGACTTTAAAGGTGCTCTATCCTCGACACCCGGCAGTGCGAGGAAAGTCATGCTCGGTTTTGAACGAGGTCTAAACCGCGTTAGGCATGTGCTCACGCCGAAACGTCGGGCGAAGAACGAAAACACGGATCCTGATCAGCCGGTGCTACTCTCTGGAAAG GGGTTGTGCAACATTTCCTCAACGTCCAGCGACTGTCCGAAGCAAGTTCTGGCCCAGCTGCGACGAGCGCTTCATCGCAAGGGGATTTCGTGCAGGCAGAAAGG GTTCGTTCTGCTCGGGGAAACCGAATCGATAAGCTGCAAGCCTGAGACGAAGACCGGAAAGGACAACGCGCGGCCGTTTTCATCACGAAGCGCCTGTTCCTTCGAGCTCGAAGTTTGCCTGGTCGACGGGCTCTCGGATGCGAAACCGCTCGTCGGCATCAGGCGTAAAAGGTTGAAGGGCGACGCCTGGGTTTACAAACGCGTATGCGAGGAGGTCCTCGCTCTCGCATCCGACGGTGACGAAACGGTGCAGCTACCAGCGTCAAATACAGAATCGAACTGTCTCATTTAG
- the LOC124416456 gene encoding uncharacterized protein LOC124416456, producing the protein MQTLRILRRELSILVILTTVLILRSDAQARGVLKDAAIRAALDTISAGKLPLSDDRLVQLIQQYVRRVVAAQADGQPSDGIELAARLAQEAVSQVTAAYAAAIFQSTTAQEAQQLFARFQDTVDRIVQFAKSGDFGITGFDRPNDRGNERRFNS; encoded by the exons ATGCAGACTCTTCGGATCCTTCGCCGCGAACTCAGCATCCTCGTGATCCTGACGACCGTTCTGATCCTACGGAGCGACGCCCAAGCGCGCGGCGTCCTAAAAG ACGCCGCCATCCGAGCCGCCCTCGATACCATTTCCGCCGGAAAACTGCCCCTCAGTGACGATCGCCTCGTCCAATTGATACAGCAATACGTCCGACGCGTCGTCGCCGCTCAGGCTGATGGTCAACCGTCGGACGGAATCGAGCTTGCTGCCAGACTTGCACAGGAAGCTGTGTCCCAGGTTACCGCCGCCTACGCTGCGGCCATATTTCAATCTACGACGGCTCAGGAGGCGCAGCAACTCTTCGCCAGATTTCAAGACACCGTTGACAGGATCGTACAGTTCGCAAAGAGCGGTGACTTTGGGATTACCGGTTTCGATCGGCCCAACGATCGAGGAAATGAGCGCCGGTTCAATTCTTAG